From Chloroflexota bacterium:
GAAGGGTAACCCGAGATCCCAATGGCATTTCCCCTTGCAAGGTTTTCGCGCGGACAGTCCAGGTGGTTCGTTTGGCCTGTGGGATGAATCCCATTGAGGAATAGAGGGACACTGCAGCCGGATTATCATGGCGTGCTTGCAGCCATACTTCCGGCACCCGGCGTCGGCGAGTTTTTTCCAGAGCTGCTTTGGTCAGGGCGCGCGCAATTCCGCGGCGGCGGTGATTGGGGTGCACAGCCACATTAGCAATCATATTGACACGCCGTCCGCGTTGGAAGAAAGGGATCAGACTCAAGTTGCCGACGAGCTCGCTCCCCTCTTCCCAGATATAGCCGGCCAGAGGCATGGAGTTCCGTGCAGTCATGGGCGCGGCAATGCTGTTGGCTCGAAATCTGTCGGCAGTTGCCCGCATGGATTGTAAATACCTGTGCCCATCGACAGTGAGAGACTCGGCGAAACATAATTCGATCAAGTCTGCTGCTGGCTTGAGGTCCCGACGCATATCAAATGGCCGCAGATGCTTTTGTGAAGCTGATAGTAACGATGTAGTTATGGTAGCCATGGATTTATTTAACAGTGGCCTAAGAGTGATTTTCATTCTACCACTGCCAGCGGAAAATTTTAAGCGACATATTTCGGCACTTTCGGAATTTTTAAAGTGATTTTGTCACTTGCCATAGTTATTCCTGGAGCCGATCACCACCTTGCTGTAATTATCTCAGATTGGGGTACAATTGCCGTGTCATGACTGAGAAACCTATCACCCGGCCATCTTCCTGGCGTACAGCCCTGCGGCACTATTGGCGACGCCTCGTTCCGCCTATCAGCCAGGAACGTAGAGGGGAATTACAAGTCCGTTTGCGTGACGAGTCGGATCTGGATTTCAGTTTTATCTTGTTAGTGCTGCTATCCAGCGTGATTGCCACTTTAGGTTTGTTGATGAACTCTCCGGCAACCATCATCGGGGCCATGCTGGTCGCTCCATTGATGTCCCCTATTATTGGGTTGGGATTGGGTTCAATTCGGGGTGATGACCGTTTGATCCGTGATGCCACTAAGGCATTGCTCCAGGGGGCTATGCTGGCTGTTTTCATCGCGGCTTTGCTCACGCTCAGCAATCGCCTGATTCCATTCGTGCCGCTTACTGCCGATCAATTGCCTGGGGAAGTCTTGGCACGCACCAGACCGACCCCCATGGACTTGGGTGTGGCTTTAGCCGGAGGTTTGGCGGCTGCCTTTGCGCTGGCGATGCCGAATATCTCGGCGGCATTGCCTGGCGTGGCGATTGCCACGGCATTGTTGCCGCCTTTGTCTGTGGTGGGGATTGGATTGGCGTACCAGCGTTGGGACGTGGCCGGAGGCGCCTTCCTATTGTTTATTACCAACAGTGTGGCGATTGCGGCATCGGCGATGCTGGTCTTTTTTGTACTGGGATTCACACCGCGTTCGGTCGAAAAAGTGGGCCGACTGTTTGGCCTGCCGCGCAGCCTGGTAATCCTTTCTTTGGTAACGATTGTCTTGCTGGCCCCGCTAACATTTATCAGTGTGCAGTTTGTTCGCGAAGCGAATGCTTCCCGGGCTTTGGTGGCGCGCAATGATCAGATAAAGGAAATCATTGCTGAAGAAGTCTATGCTTTTCACGAGGCGGAGGTGACGGAGTGGGGCATCACAGATGAAGAAAACCGCCTGATATTGGAAGTTACAGTCCGCACTCCCGTGCTTTTGGGCTACGGCAATATGCTTGAACTGCGCGATAGCGGCGGAGCGCGTTTACAAGAAGCCAAAATTCTTGGCGAAGGGCAGGAATTCCAATTGC
This genomic window contains:
- a CDS encoding GNAT family N-acetyltransferase, which translates into the protein MTARNSMPLAGYIWEEGSELVGNLSLIPFFQRGRRVNMIANVAVHPNHRRRGIARALTKAALEKTRRRRVPEVWLQARHDNPAAVSLYSSMGFIPQAKRTTWTVRAKTLQGEMPLGSRVTL
- a CDS encoding DUF389 domain-containing protein; protein product: MTEKPITRPSSWRTALRHYWRRLVPPISQERRGELQVRLRDESDLDFSFILLVLLSSVIATLGLLMNSPATIIGAMLVAPLMSPIIGLGLGSIRGDDRLIRDATKALLQGAMLAVFIAALLTLSNRLIPFVPLTADQLPGEVLARTRPTPMDLGVALAGGLAAAFALAMPNISAALPGVAIATALLPPLSVVGIGLAYQRWDVAGGAFLLFITNSVAIAASAMLVFFVLGFTPRSVEKVGRLFGLPRSLVILSLVTIVLLAPLTFISVQFVREANASRALVARNDQIKEIIAEEVYAFHEAEVTEWGITDEENRLILEVTVRTPVLLGYGNMLELRDSGGARLQEAKILGEGQEFQLLLNQFRAQRLDPQIPPTATVTPTVTITPTITRTPTLTSSTTPGPSPTLTASQTPLPTD